ACCAATAGTTCGAACACCTTATTGAGAATAGGGAGTATTGAGGTTGGCCGACAATTGGATGGGTCTGACTTATCTCCATCCTTGAATACAGAGACGACCTGGGCGACCTTGAGACAATCTGGGTACTTACCCGAAAACAGAGAGAGATTCGGTATGTCGGTGAGGACAGGGACCACTACCTATGCACACTCCTTCAACATCTTAACAGTCACACCATCTACACCCGGGCTCTTGCCATTATCTAGTCTCGCAATCAATTCAGACACTTCCTGTTCACACACCGGATGGAAAAAGATCGAATGGACACTCGATCGAAGGGTGTCGTACTTGTTGACATTCGCTTTACATCGGAACCGACTCGCAATCTTCTTTCCAATTTCAACGAAGAAATCATTCAACGCAGCAGCTTTCGATGACTCATCAGATAACTTCTGTCCCTTGTAAGTCATGTCAGGGACGACACAAGCCTTTTTCCTCCGTCCCAACACTCCATTTATCCTTTGCCACATTCGCCTAGGGTATGTCAAGAACGCTCTGCCTTTGACCCTTAGAAACTTGCCTCGATTTGAAGGATTCTCACGTGATCTCAACACCTATTTGTTAGGTCgtaacgattttaatttttaattttgattatcTGACCTTGTTAGAGCTTAATTCCATGTTTCATTATTGTTGTGTATATTACTCCTAATAGAAAACTTTAACTACGACTCATTACGCACGAGCATTGTGAATTTTTACTACctaattgttgtttgttttttttttattttaattatgaatCTCGCAATATCCATCCTTCACCCTCACCCTTGctttagttaaatttaatttgtttcgatttgtttatcttgaatttttgttcagttgatttaaaaaaaacgagccatcagaacagtcggagcgtttgctgcgactgagccccgttgaaacccgtatatctattgcgtacgtgaccctagtgcgtctgtcaccctattttgaccgtaagcctatgcgccggttaaagtagttaaagtaaaattattatgtaatctgtacatcttagaaattgcgcatagcgcaattacgaagccccgtacgacgttcctttcaaataaaacaaaaatttcaaatagccctaaaattttaatttattgagtataaatacacatagggcctagtatcggcctcagtccgaggatccaattttatttaatttttttcaacaacattctattcggccttggcctaccttccaaatgaaacaaaaattacgaaaaacggatgaaatttgctcgagttatatataaaatacacatagggccctagtagcggcattagtccaaggacccaaatttttttttttttcaacaacattctattcggcctttgattaccttccaaatgaaacaaaaattacgaaaaacggatgaaatttactcgagttgtatgtaaaatacgcatagggccctagtagcggccttagtccgaggacccaaatttaatttttttttcaacaacattctattcggcctttgattaccttccaaatgacacaaaaattacgaaaaacggatgaaatttgctcgagttatatgtaaaatacacatagggccctagtagcggccttagtccaaggacccaaatttaatttttttttcaacaacattctattcggcctttgattaccttccaaatgacacaaaaattacgaaaaacgaatgaagtttactcgagttcaatgtaaaatacacatagggccctagtagtggccttagtccaaggacccaaatttaattttttttcaacaacattctattcggcctttgattaccttccaaatgacacaaaaattacgaaaaacgaatgaagtttactcgagttcaatgtaaaatacacatagggccctagtagtggccttagtccaaggacccaaatttaattttttttcaacaacaatctATTCGGCCTtggattaccttccaaatgaaacaaaaattacgaaaaacggatgaaatttactcgagttgtatgtaaaatacgcatagggccctagtagcggccttagtccgaggacccaaatttaatttatttttcaataacattctattcggcctttgattaccttccaaatgaaacaaaaattacgaaaaacggatgaaatttactcgagttgtatgtaaaatacgcatagggccctagtagcggccttagtccaaggacccaaatttaatttttttttcaacaacattctattcggtgttcgattatctttcaaatgaaaccaaaattacgaaaaacggatgaaatttactcgagttgtatgtaaaatacacatagggccctagtagcggccttagtccaaggacccaaatttaattttttttcaccaacattctattcggtgttcgattatctttcaaatgaaacaaaaattacgaaaaacggatgaaatttactcgagttgtatgtaaaatacgcatagggcactagtagcggccttagtccgaggacccaaatttttatttttttttttcaacaacattctattcggcctttgattaccttccaaatgacacaaaaattacgaaaaacgaatgaagtttactcgagttcaatgtaaaatacacatagggccctagtagtggccttagtccaaggacccaaatttaattttttttcaacaacattctattcggccttggattaccttccaaatgaaacaaaaattacgaaaaacggatgaaatttgctcgagttatatgtaaaatacacatagggccctagtagcggccttagtccaaggacccaaattttttttttttttcaacaacattctattcggtgttcgattatctttcaaatgaaaccaaaattacgaaaaacggatgaaatttactcgagttgtatgtaaaatacacatagggccctagtagcggccttagtccaaggacccaaatttaattttttttcaccaacattctattcggtgttcgattatctttcaaatgaaacaaaaattacgaaaaacggatgaaatttactcgagttgtatgtaaaatacgcatagggccctagtagcggccttagtccgaggacccaaatttgacCCGTTTGGGaaccgaaaattacaattttcgtagttcgtgtgatgaaaaatttaatttttgcgtaacgaagctgaaagcgacaactctagcgatatcattcattttagaaattgtacttcaaagactgcgtcacaattttctcgaagagatttttgttgggataacACTATTGTACTGAATGATATTGAATTAGAGCACGATATTGACAGGATGCTATTAGAATAAACGATATTGGACAGAACGATGTTGGACTGATAGATTTTGGACTGAAAGACATTACACGAGTGATATCTAGATGATATTAGACAGAATGATATTGGTCTGTTTATTAAATTGGACAGCATGATATTGGAAAGATAGATTTTGGACAGATGGATATTGggccaaaaaatattacacTGGGAATGATATTGGACACTGTCAAACACTAGAACTGTGCGCCGGTCTGAGTCGACGCATTCAGCGGCTAAACTTAAGTCGATGGTCATCGGCGGCTCGCTTAAGTCAAAAATTGATCGGCCGCTGAAAATTCAGAATGAAAAAGGCtaaatttaatggattttttcgttttattcgcaagaattttcattaagttaaatttcgaattgatcTAATTTTAGAGTCTTTaaagcaattttcttacaaaattcataatttctaaaattgacaaaatgggCATCTATTTTGAgtaagattttcaaaactCACTGATGCTTCTAACTTCTACATTCCCAGCCAACGAAAACAACAAGTTAATCTCTCTGTCGACATCAACTTCAGATCTTACAGTTTTTTGGACATATTGAAGGTTTGAGTGTTTCTTTGCTAGctcttcaacaaaattttttttttcacgtgACGTCGAAGTGACGACTGAATCCGGAACATGTTCTTTagttcattttttaattaattcgaaCGCAGCTGTACCCGTAGCTCTCAAGAACGTTTTGACAtccaacaaattttgaaaacttgGATCGAGCAGTATAGTAACCGAAATCAAATAATCATCGGCTTTGGCAGCTTATAGACGAATCGGCGGCGGCTATCGACCTAGGGTAAAATCGGCTGGCTCGACCGGCGCAGTCGGCCGGCGCACAGTTCTATCAAACACTTGATGATACGGAAGAGTAATGCTCGGAGTaagtaacttaggagttaattttttcccctcgcatcgtctaataattagtctgtgtaattcattgcacataaaaagcgttttaacacgccgagtgatccggcccattgccccggagcgaagcggagggccacaatgcgagccgggcgccggaacggtgtcagtaaattacctttcaaatgataccccacccgaccatgtacgttttgtgtacctcgagaaatttcagtaagaacagtgtaagtcttcggttgaaaacttcaactgcacatattcagtgtcgatgaattttaaacccaataagtctctattcggctcaatagtacatgtgattacctttctaatgacaccccacacgaccctgtacggctcgcataactggagaaatttttgtaagaaaagtgcaagttttcggttttcgatcacctttcaccagccacacaaactttgaagaatttttttgaaagtggttttagcTTCTAGAGTCGAagacctttctaggcacataaaaatgtccactggaaaatgcgtccgatttcggtaggctgtttttcaaaagaatccctcacagtAAATGCAGGAAAGCTtttaaaaattcgagaaaatttggttcacatgaaaataagcttTAGAGAAAGAAGTACATCCTACGAACAGAATGTGGCGCCTCTGCAGGCCAATCCACATGGTGAATTGATGAACAACTTCTCTTCTCAACTGGACAACTCGAccgtttcattttattgacaaGTGTTGTATAACCAGCACACAACCCGGGTAAAAATTTCGGTCTCATGAGACCACGAAAAAAGTGTTCTCAACGGTCTCATTTCGGTCTAAAAATGGTTGGTAGTCTCAATCCAgtctcaaatttatttattttttgtgatgaaaCTTTTGGATGAAcaaattgtcatttttgagATCTACTGAGTCtgaacgagtagtctctttTCGAGTATTCTTTGGAGGAATTGTCGAGACTAAGTGAGCAGTCTCACTGTGGATAAGTTTTTAGACCGCGTGAGTCCgaacgagtagtctctttTCGAGTATTCTTTGGTGGAATTGTCGAGACTAAGTGAGCAGTCTCATTGTGGATAAGTTTTCAGACCATATGAGATGGagtgagtggtctcttttaaagaaatttttttcttcgatttttgaggttggttgagtggtctcatttaaagaaaatattttcttcgacttttgagaccggttgagtggtctcatttgaagaaaatatttactttgccttttgaggttggttgagtggtctcatttgacgaaaatattgtCTTCGACgtttgaggttggttgagtggtctcatttgaagaaaagattttcttcgacgtttgaggttggttgagtggtctcatttagagaaaaaattttcttcgacttatgagaccggttgagtggtctcatttgaagaaaatactttcttcgacttttgagaccggttgagtggtctcatttgcagaaaatattttcttcgacttttgaggttggttgagtggtctcatttgacgaaaatattttctttgtcgtttgaggttggttgagtggtctcaattgaagaaaatattttctttgacttttgagaccggttgagtggtctcgtttaaagaaaatattttcttcgacttttgagaccggttgagtggtctcgtttgaagaaaatattttcttcgacttttgagaccggttgagtggtctcgtttgaagaaaatattttcttcgacttttgagaccggttgagtggtctcgtttgaagaaaatattttcttcgacttttgagaccggttgagtggtctcgtttgaagaaaatattttcttcgacttttgagaccggttgagtggtctcgtttgaagaaaatattttcttcgacttttgagaccggttgagtggtctcgtttgaagaaaatattttcttcgacttttgagaccggttgagtggtctcatttgaagaaaatattttcttcgacttttgagaccggttgagtggtctcaattgaagaaaatattttcttcgacttttgaggttggttgagtggtctcaattgaagaaaatattttctttgacttttgaggttggttgagtggtctcaattgaagaaaatattttctttgacttttgagaccggttgagtggtctcgtttgaagaaaatattttcttcgacttttgagaccggttgagtggtctcgtttgaagaaaatattttcttcgacttttgagaccggttgagtggtctcatttgaagaaaatattttcttcgacttttgagaccggttgagtggtctcattcaaaaaaaaaatcgacttttgAGACGAACGATTTGTATTATTATCCCATACAATTAAATACATAAAGTAAATGCCCCATGTGAGCTACAAAGAAACtaagtaattaaaattaaatattttaaaggaAGGCGCTATTTAAGCTGAAGTTCTCATATAAACTAAAAACGCTAAACGCGCTACAAAGaaatattattaattataaataaacGCTCTACTTGAGCTGAAACTCTTCACATATTTAAATTAACGAAGGAAAAGTCGTTCACGTAAATACCTATCCGGATTCGGCATTGTCTTCGGTGTTGTCGTCGGCCGATTGCATTTTCATAAGTAAAAAGTGGTTGACGTCAACGTCATCGGTGTACATTTCTTCGTCTTGGACAGTTTcatcatttgaatttttcgtgtTTCGTTTCCGCTTCTTCGGAGGGGTGCTGCTTGAATCAGAACGTCGATTAGAATTCCAACGTCTCTTGTTTAAAAGCATTTTAATTTCGGGTGCGGTCTTCACGAAGCCAGTGTGCGTTTGGATATGACCTACCGTGAATGAAGatgtgaaaatttatcaaaatggaaaattttaacatttaaggGTCTTACTGCTTATGAATGCAATCTTAGATGGGTTAAGATTAGCCGAAGAAATGGTTTTCAGTTCTTCTGGGGTAAATAAAAACCCAGCTAGCTCGGTGATGTATTTGTTCATGTCATCTGGCATAATGAATCTACCTAGGAGCATTTCTTGCTCGCTACTTAATGTGTATGCTTGATTGGTAGAACGTACTGGATTTGGTGGAATCTGTAAAAGCAACTAATGTTTATCGAATATATGTGtatgtgaagaaaaaattacattGGTGATGTCACATTTGCAATAAGCGAATCGGTCCTGAAGCACCAAATTCCGTGCCAACAAAGCGTCGgcttttctttccaatttttctgctcgaacttccaatttttttataattgcaTTTTTCCTCTCCACCCGGAGTTTCATTCTCTCGTTGTCATTTGGATGTTTTCGTTCTTCGTAATCTGAATCTGAATCCTGGTCGCTTGATGCACTCCACTCTTCCACGGCCGCTGCCGGTTGAATGTTTTCCTTTGATTTCGATGGTTTCTTCGTGATTGTTGCCGGTGTCGGTGccgttttgtttgaattatcACTTAGTTGGGTAACCTCTGCAACAACCTGGTCGCTTGATGCACTCCGCTCTTCCACGGCCGCTGCCGGTTCAATGTTTTCCTTTGATTTCGATGGTTTCTTCGTGATTGTTGCCGGTGTCGGTGccgttttgtttgaattatcACTTAGTTGGGTAACCTCTGCAACAACCTGGTCGCTTGATGCACTCCGCTCTTCCACGGCCGCTGCCGGTTCAATGTTTTCCTTTGATTTCGATGGTTTCTTCGTGATTGTTGCCGGTGTCGGTGccgttttgtttgaattatcACTTAGTTGCGTGACAGCGGCTACTGTAACCTCTGCAACAACCTGGTCGCTAGATGCACTCAGCTCTTCCACTCGGGTGACAGCGGCTACTGACGCATCTGAAACATGCTTCTTTGGCTGACGAACAGTCGATTTGCCTTCAGCAGCTGTTTCCTTTGACAATGCCGCAATTATATATGCTGAGTTGGTTGTCTTAGCGATACTCTCATTAACTTTGTCCTGCTTTTTCATCCTCTTTTTCCTGATTAGAATTGTCCGTTCAAATTCCACTTCCGACTTTTCTGTGGACATCTTCTTCGGTGGCATTGACACACGTTTGTCTTTCAACTCACGTTGAGCGGACGAATACGAAtctttggaaattttgaacTTTCATGACCGGATATTCGTGGATATTTAAATTAACTCACCATATATTCGGTTGGACGTGAACCCCTTATAACATGCAGGAGTACTCGGCGTGAACAATTTGGAGTACAAAGTAAACGTGAAATTCGGTAGTGACTTGCGATCGTTGTGATAGAAGAAAAAGACAGGTTCTGACTCCTTGGTCGTATTTCGGAGTACTTCTGTTACTTCGACAGAGCGTGCAACCCAAGAGAGTGGCACTGGCAGTGTCACCTTTTTATTGTGTGCGAGTTGTATCAGAAGATGTTCCTCCGACTGTGACATGGAATGGTTCATCTGTGTCTCTGTATGGATTTTGGCTTTCTTTGCTCCTGTAAAGAATATaagataaaaattgtaacaacgAAAGAGCACTGCATCTATGCTTTGTACGTACCTTTCTTCTGGATCCCGGAGGAATGTTTCATCTCTGTCTGGCTTTTGGCTTCCATCTGATCCTTCAGCAATGGCTCTGTCTGGCTTTTGGCTTCCATCTGATCCCTCGTCAATGTCTCTGTCTGGCTTATGGCAGAGGCTTCCATCGGATGGTTCATCTTTGCTTCTGTAAAgaatatggaaaataaatgtaaCATCAAATCTCATCAACATTGGATTAGtccaaaaactatttttggtaaacaaaacaatttgatataatttgtaagcagtgcctatattcgcgaaaatatttttatgaattttctcaaattttcacgaatttctcaaattgtcgtgaatttgagaaaatcgcgaaaatgtgagaaaattcgtgaaaatatttttgcgaatataggcactgctaTAGGCACTGTTTGTAATTGTCTACCTGTGAGTTATAAGTGAAAATTGTTCGGACTCGTGGAAAGGACTGCGTTGTTTCCAGTTTCCACATAAACGCACTTTTCATCAAACTCTCTGGCAGACAAAACTTGAAAATGACCTTCATACAGAACCGCTCGTAAGTGGTTCGTGTAAAACGTTAACTGATTTTTCGcgatttcgaattttttactACAAAAAAATACTTGGTCATTCGATTTGTATATTGCGTAAATACGATGATAATCGCCGTTTGTAGCTTTTATGCAAGAGTCGTCGTACAGTCCTTTATGAGTGTacgatttaattaaattcgaatGGATTGAAGCCGACttgaagaattttgtttttttgaattcattttttgggaTTAAGTTTCTCATCAGATTCTTTTCTTTTAGAGTTGGCTCAGCACCCCTTCCAAAAAGAATTATATTATCTACGGTTTCAGTATTTTTTCTGTAGTTATCCTTCGAATGAATGTTCTCAATGCCACAATTTTcttgcaattttgaatttaacaaaaatttggtgattatttgatttattacgTCAGTTGTGCCGTTAACATaactttttaaaattccattcataTTTTCGAAAGGGAAATTAGAAAATGCCCATAAGGGGCCACACTCTAAAACCGACTTAATTATATGCGCCACTAAGTGTTCgttgaaaacttcattttCAGGTCCGTAAAGTTTCGGGAACTCGATCATAAATTCGTTTAACTGAGTTTCAGCCAATTTGAGTTCATTCATggaaattttaactttatttaATAAGTAAATCGCATTGGCAAATAGTTGAAAATGACGAATATAAATAGTCGGCAAAATATTGTCTAGACACACACCACCGTAGAAGTAAAGCCAATATAATTCATCAGTAGCTTTATAAAAGCTTCTGTCGCCAATCGACTGTGGAACTTTGCCGAACACACTGGGTGGTCTTATTTTCGCCAGTCGCTGATCTatgatttcaatttgatttggtCGGCCAACGTAATATTTATGATTATGGTTCTCCTGATCAAACCACAGCCCTTGTAATTTTCCAACGATCCCTCGTAAGCATAAGTGCATATAATCAGTAGGGATCCCCTTCACTACATCAAAATCTTCGATGAGAAAAAGGGGGGTCGGACCTTTAATTCCACGAATTTCAGTGCAAGTGTCTCCACCTTCTCGTATACTCACGACTGCCTTGGCATCTGCTAAAACGTCTTCGTGTGTTCGATTAGGGATTCCTTTCATGTAAGGATATCTCATAGAATTCTTAGATGGATTGTTGCCAGGATGGAGACAATATGGACATCCGTAATACCCGTTGAAAAGCATGCAGTTCAGCACTTTTGCTTTGGCTGGAGTATCGGCAGACAAGATGATTGCTCGCACGTTGAAGGACAACTTCGTTTTGTCGACGACGACAGTCAGTTTCCGTTGATTTAATTGGCCCAACTCATCTACAAAATGTCTGAAGAACAAACTGCAGTCTGGGTCTTTCCCATACCATAATCCACTCAATATCACATTCTCCTTTTTGAATCGATTTTCTTTAGGAAGTTCGTTTATGACCATTTGTAGAGGCCAAAGGgatgacttttttttagatttaaatATCTTGACACCATCCGTATTAAACGTTAATGATAACAAAGACGGAACTTTCGCCGCAATTGATTTATAATACGAGCCAGACGTAACATCGTTTAAAGTATTTTCGGTATCCGGAtgagccgtactactttcccgATTTATAAAATGGTCTTTGAATCTTCCTACAATGCATTTCAATTGTTCCTCTAGTTTCAACTGAACAAAATATGCGGAATTTTTGGAACCTTTTAAATCATATTCAAAGTCACAATTATTACACTTCACTCGTTTGGAAGGAAAATCTAAAACAAGTTGACTTTCTTCGCCTGTGTAGGCTCCACATTTCTTACAATAGTAGTGCAAAATTGGTCGTTCAGTTTTGGGTAGCACCTTATGAAATAGGTATTTTGAGTTAGGTATGTCCGTGTTCAATTCTTTaagtttatttattaatttcaataaatcatcTAGCGCCACTAACTTCAAATTATGGCGgagataaaattttagaattaaaGTAACCGCAGTTTGATCAATAGCGGAATCTTCACTGGGTTCTGCAGACTCTGGTTCCATGTCGAATTCAGATGAATCCGAATCCTGATCTACGTCGCATTCAGAATCCGATTCAAAATCGACGCCGGTGTCCGAATCAAAATCGGTATCCGTTTCCACTTCGCCACCCCAATCAATATCCATTTCCAAATCAACATCCGTATTCCAATCAACATTCGTATCGGTTTCACATTCCATTTCAACTTCTTCATTATCTACATCGAACTTATCAACCGCGGACGAAACATTTATAATTTCTTTACGACGTTGCAATATAAGTGATCTTttatatttagaaaatttcgtCGATGGTTCCAttttacgcaaaaattaatttaaacaaaaaccgaaCACGTGTGCAAAGTAGTACGATGCGAGAcataatgttaaaacaaagaaaCTTACATTGGAATAACAGTGTATTCTTCTGGAACTTTCACATGCGTTGATGAATTCTTCGCTTCGCCAATGCCTTTTTCCGTGATTGttaattcttcttcttcctccgATGTTGATAGGTACTTGACGCGTTGCAATTTTGTAAAGTGATCGCAGTAAGTTGGCGGTTTTCTTCGTCTTCGTTTAGACGTGGAAGCAGAATTATCGTCGTCCGATGATGAAGACTCAACAAAACATATTCTCTGGAATATGTATCGGCTCATAATCTGATTACAGCCTAAAATATGTAGAGGTTTTACGTACAAATTAGCAATTAGCAGAGGGTTAACACACTGAATTATTATTGAATATAACACTAGCacggtaaaaattattaattcgAAAACAATGATTGAATAAAACTTACTTTGCTGGTACGGCCAATTTCAACTTCCCCTGCTAAATGACTCTAGCTCTACAAGATAAACGTATCTGCACCGAACGATTTCTTATTTGAATGAATATTCTTTGTAGAGGTCAGACATAACAACTAAACGTGTAGTAAGTAACAACAATAATATAATGACAGTAACTATGAATGTGCTGCCATCCCCTACTTGTTCCCAAAAGTTAACAACTGAAAACAGATGGCAGCATATTTTGTGTTTGCATGTTTAAATATCCAGAAGAACTTTTAGTATTTGCTGTACTTACAAGTCGACGAGAATATTTCCTTTGAATGAGAcctctcaaccggtctcaaaagtcgaagcaCAATATTTCCTTtgaatgagaccactcaatcggtctcaaaagtcgaacaaaatattttcttcaaacgagaccactcaaccggtctcaaaagtcgaagcaaaatattttcttcaaacgagaccactcaaccggtctcaaaagtccaagaaaatattttcttcaaacgagaccactcaaccggtctcaaaagtccaagaaaatattttcttcaaacgagaccactcaaccggtctcaaaagtcgaagcaaaatattttcttcaaacgagaccactcaaccggtctcaaaagtcgaagcaaaatattttcttcaaacgagaccgctcaaccggtctcaaaagtccaagaaaatattttcttcaaacgagaccactcaaccggtctcaaaagtcgaagcaaaatattttcttcaaacgagaccactcaaccggtctcaaaagtcgaagcaaaatattttcttcaaacgagaccactcaaccggtctcaaaagtcgaagcaaaatattttcttcaaacgagaccactcaaccggtctcaaaagtcaaagaaattattttcttcaaacgagaccactcaaccggtctcaaaagtcgaagcaaaatattttcttcaaacgagaccactcaaccggtctcaaaagtcaaagaaaatattttcttcaaacgagaccactcaaccggtctcaaaagtcgaagaaaatattttctttaaatgagaccactcaaccaacctcaaaagtTTTAGCAAAGAGACTACTTGTTCATGCTCAAGCGGTCGGGTCTACGAACAGGACAGCAATGAGGCTACTCATCTAGCCTCGGAaattgtaacaacggttcaaaattagaaCTCCAAATAGATATATCTGATTTAGCAGCACGTGTAACATCGATGGCCGTCCGAGTtgaaagttaagcatcattcgtcgcggttagtacttggatgggtgaccggaaaaaacattacaaaaaggtaaaaaaaaaatattactaatgattctacataatttcagtcaatttg
This genomic window from Bradysia coprophila strain Holo2 unplaced genomic scaffold, BU_Bcop_v1 contig_193, whole genome shotgun sequence contains:
- the LOC119075193 gene encoding uncharacterized protein LOC119075193; the encoded protein is MPPKKMSTEKSEVEFERTILIRKKRMKKQDKVNESIAKTTNSAYIIAALSKETAAEGKSTVRQPKKHVSDASVAAVTRVEELSASSDQVVAEVTVAAVTQLSDNSNKTAPTPATITKKPSKSKENIEPAAAVEERSASSDQVVAEVTQLSDNSNKTAPTPATITKKPSKSKENIEPAAAVEERSASSDQVVAEVTQLSDNSNKTAPTPATITKKPSKSKENIQPAAAVEEWSASSDQDSDSDYEERKHPNDNERMKLRVERKNAIIKKLEVRAEKLERKADALLARNLVLQDRFAYCKCDITNIPPNPVRSTNQAYTLSSEQEMLLGRFIMPDDMNKYITELAGFLFTPEELKTISSANLNPSKIAFISSHIQTHTGFVKTAPEIKMLLNKRRWNSNRRSDSSSTPPKKRKRNTKNSNDETVQDEEMYTDDVDVNHFLLMKMQSADDNTEDNAESG